One Mycobacteroides salmoniphilum DNA segment encodes these proteins:
- a CDS encoding TetR/AcrR family transcriptional regulator, whose amino-acid sequence MVPRGEARTTAILDTALRVLARDGYERFTIDSVAAQAHASKTTIYRRWRNKAELVKAALDAHDAGYNEQVPDTGSLRGDLVATLTMVRRKTESVPPNLYGDLIRAMEHDAELADAINRHLADPGLSPFDAPLSRSIARGEISPGVDRELVHDVAEAMLTHRLTVKAVDDAFIHRLVDDVLIVLIRSAIS is encoded by the coding sequence ATGGTTCCACGTGGCGAAGCACGCACCACGGCAATACTCGATACCGCCTTGCGAGTGTTAGCCCGTGACGGATACGAACGATTCACCATAGATTCCGTTGCGGCACAGGCACATGCCAGCAAGACGACCATCTACCGCAGATGGAGAAACAAGGCAGAGCTGGTGAAGGCCGCGCTCGATGCGCACGACGCGGGCTACAACGAACAGGTTCCCGATACCGGCTCGCTACGAGGCGATCTTGTCGCAACGCTGACCATGGTGCGCCGCAAAACAGAATCGGTTCCACCGAATCTGTATGGGGATCTCATCCGCGCGATGGAACACGACGCGGAGCTGGCCGACGCCATCAACCGGCACCTCGCCGATCCGGGCCTCTCCCCCTTCGACGCTCCCCTATCGCGGTCGATCGCACGCGGTGAGATATCCCCGGGGGTTGACCGCGAGCTGGTTCACGATGTCGCCGAGGCAATGCTCACGCACCGATTGACCGTGAAGGCAGTCGATGACGCATTCATCCATCGACTCGTCGACGATGTGCTGATCGTGCTTATTCGGAGCGCGATTTCATGA
- a CDS encoding MaoC family dehydratase, which produces MSTKLATPQELLSLGRVELGTSSWVQITQEQVNEFADATGDRQWIHTDTERAKAGPFGGTIVHGYLTLALAPAFLDEVLEIASYDAVLNYGVNKVRFPAPLHVGARVRGHVTLLSAKLRDKGTVEATYGIKYEIEGKDRPPCAAESVYLYQ; this is translated from the coding sequence ATGTCCACCAAGCTGGCAACACCACAGGAGCTGCTGTCCCTGGGCAGAGTCGAATTGGGTACCAGCAGTTGGGTTCAGATCACCCAGGAACAGGTCAACGAGTTCGCGGACGCGACCGGTGACCGACAGTGGATCCACACCGATACCGAACGCGCCAAGGCCGGCCCGTTCGGCGGAACCATCGTGCACGGATACCTGACGCTCGCGCTTGCTCCAGCATTTCTGGACGAAGTGCTTGAGATCGCGTCATACGACGCGGTGCTCAATTACGGCGTGAACAAGGTGCGGTTCCCGGCGCCGTTGCACGTGGGCGCGCGGGTTCGCGGACACGTCACGCTGCTGTCGGCTAAGTTGCGCGATAAGGGCACCGTCGAGGCCACCTATGGCATCAAGTACGAGATCGAGGGCAAGGACCGGCCGCCGTGCGCCGCCGAAAGCGTGTATCTGTACCAGTAG
- a CDS encoding TetR family transcriptional regulator, protein MRHAGAGREARTTSTQSPKRERRRRGSITAEDIIAGAFELAEEIGICGLSMPLLAKHLDVGVTSIYWYFRKKGELLDAMTDRATKQYHFAAPFIGDETWQDALRSHTRRMREAFRERPVLVELILMRTSELSTEALQASIQNLESLVQTLIGVGFSPDNALDVYFALSLHIRGIVVLEHMDTVMPASGGARSLVPNATLAPTLHDLASRGHSIATISDAHFDFTVDAIIERAEHLLSLDIAAREAS, encoded by the coding sequence ATGCGACATGCCGGTGCCGGCCGCGAGGCCAGGACAACCAGCACACAAAGCCCTAAGCGGGAACGACGGCGCCGCGGCTCCATCACCGCCGAGGACATCATCGCCGGAGCCTTCGAGCTCGCCGAGGAAATAGGGATCTGTGGGCTGAGCATGCCGCTGCTAGCGAAGCATCTCGATGTTGGTGTCACCAGTATCTACTGGTACTTCCGCAAAAAGGGCGAGCTTCTCGACGCGATGACTGACCGTGCCACCAAGCAGTATCACTTCGCTGCGCCCTTCATTGGCGACGAAACCTGGCAGGACGCCCTGCGCAGCCATACGCGCCGGATGCGCGAGGCATTCCGGGAACGCCCAGTGCTTGTCGAGCTCATCCTGATGCGCACCAGCGAGCTCAGCACCGAGGCATTACAGGCAAGCATTCAAAACCTGGAATCGCTTGTCCAAACCCTGATCGGTGTCGGCTTCAGCCCGGACAACGCGCTAGATGTGTATTTCGCTCTGTCCTTGCATATTCGGGGCATCGTGGTGCTTGAACACATGGATACCGTCATGCCCGCGTCGGGAGGGGCCCGCAGCCTGGTGCCGAACGCCACGCTCGCCCCCACCCTGCATGATCTGGCGTCCCGCGGCCATTCCATCGCGACCATCTCCGATGCCCACTTCGACTTCACCGTCGATGCCATCATCGAGCGGGCCGAGCACCTGCTCTCCCTGGACATCGCGGCACGCGAGGCATCCTGA
- a CDS encoding sensor domain-containing protein: MFANMRWLVPLLVGSLLAVTGCQRGVDGEATADRGSVSAGPIQPAQLDQLLTPAQSLSVTPGKLLFETDMQSILWIGADPAECQGVVGYGRYPLFPTNYTGREARTQTDNQYPNQHQILEVSATYPGDFQAARFLESVRVTVSKCQLPVAAWGDDQKRHTVTPGPVVPGSPDMVRWSTNLNGDQWICEFTVIAKANVIAQLVTCSADRSIDNKTLSNDRLAKIEELLNSKV, encoded by the coding sequence ATGTTTGCCAACATGAGGTGGTTGGTACCGCTGCTGGTCGGGTCGTTGCTCGCGGTAACAGGCTGCCAACGTGGAGTTGACGGAGAGGCAACGGCGGATAGGGGATCCGTATCGGCGGGGCCGATCCAGCCTGCTCAGCTCGATCAACTCCTCACTCCGGCGCAATCGTTGAGCGTGACGCCAGGAAAGCTGCTGTTCGAAACCGATATGCAGTCGATTCTGTGGATCGGTGCCGATCCCGCTGAATGCCAGGGGGTCGTCGGATACGGCCGTTATCCGCTCTTCCCCACGAATTACACGGGGCGAGAAGCCCGGACGCAGACCGATAACCAATACCCGAACCAGCATCAGATCCTGGAGGTATCGGCCACGTACCCCGGCGATTTTCAGGCGGCGCGGTTCCTCGAATCGGTGCGCGTGACCGTGTCCAAGTGTCAGCTTCCGGTCGCCGCCTGGGGCGATGACCAGAAACGCCATACGGTAACGCCCGGTCCAGTGGTTCCTGGTTCGCCGGACATGGTCCGTTGGTCGACGAATCTCAATGGTGATCAATGGATTTGCGAGTTCACGGTGATCGCCAAGGCGAATGTGATCGCGCAGCTGGTCACCTGCTCGGCGGATCGGTCGATCGACAACAAGACGCTCTCGAACGATCGACTCGCGAAAATCGAGGAGCTGCTCAACTCCAAGGTCTGA